The Mesorhizobium opportunistum WSM2075 DNA window GGCGATCGCAGGGCTCGTGGCCGGCGTCGTTCTCGCCTGCATGCAGGCCTATGCCACCGTGCCGCTTATCCTCAAGGCCGAAGTCTACGAGCAGGCCGGTGGCGGCCATCATCATGACCATGCCGCGCCCACTGCCGCGGATACCAATGCCATGAGCACCGCCGCACCGGCGGGGAATGCCATGAGTTCCGCCGCGCCTGCACCGGCCGAAGCCGCCGCTCCGGCGGAAGACGAAGGCTGGGCGCCGGCCGATGGTTTCGAGCGTTTCGGCTTCAGCGTGCTTGCCAACATCGTCACCGGCATCGGCTTCGCGCTGGTCCTGGTCGCGGTCTCGGAATTCGCGGGCGGCATCGGCAATTGGCGCCAGGGCGTGTTCTGGGGCCTGGCAGGTTTTGCCGTGTTCACGCTGGCGCCTGGCCTCGGCCTGCCGCCGGAACTGCCGGCGATGCCGGCGGCCGAGTTGCTGCCGCGCCAGATTTGGTGGGTCTCGACGGTGGCGGCCACGGCGATCGGTCTTGGGCTGATCGCCTTCCGCAAATCGCTGCCGCTCGCGATCCTCGGCGTGGCTTTGATCGTCGCCCCGCATATTGTCGGCGCGCCGCAGCCCGACAGTTTCGAGACGCCGATCCCGGAAGGCCTGCATCATCAGTTCGTGGTGGCGGTGACCGTAACCAATCTGGTGTTCTGGCTGGTGCTCGGCGCGGTCGTCGGCGTGGTGCGCGGCCGCTTCACCGGCACCGCGACCAGCCTGCGCGACAGCTTTGCCTGATCAAGGCAAGCTGACTTTCATCATTGGTGGTGCGCGCTCCGGCAAGAGCGCGCACGCCGAAATCCTGGCGACGGCATTGCCCTCGCCATGGACCTATATCGCCACGGCTGAAGCCTATGACGACGAGATGCGTGAGCGCATCGCGCTGCACCGGACGCGGCGCGGCGAGGGCTGGTCGACCATCGATGCGCCGCTGGACCTCGCGGGCGCGCTCGAGGCCCTGCCGGACAATCAGCCGGTGCTTGTCGACTGCCTCACTCTGTGGCTGACCAATCACATGCTGGCCGAACACGATATCGAGCAGGAATGCCGGCGGCTGACTGACGTGCTGTTGCGACCGCGCGGGTCTTGGTTCGTGGTGTCCAACGAAGTCGGGCAAGGCATCGTGCCGGACAATGCCCTGGCACGTCGGTTCCGCGATGCCGCCGGCCGGCTCAACCAGCAGGTCGCGGCGATTTCCGATACGGTGCTTTTGATGGTGGCCGGGCTGCCGCTCAAGGTGAAGTGAGATGACTGACATCGACGACAAGAATGAAGAGCGCCACCGCGCCAAGATGGCCAAGCGCAAGGCGGTGCAGGACGCCGAGGTGGCAAGCAAGACGGTCGAGAAGGGCCTGCTGATCGTCAACACCGGCCCCGGCAAGGGCAAGACCACGGCCGCTTTCGGCCTGGCGCTTAGAATGCTCGGCTATGGCAAACGTGTCGGCGTCGTCCAGTTCATCAAGGGCAAATGGCACACCGGCGAGAAAGACGCTTTCGCCGCTTTCGGCGACCGCGTCGTCTGGCACGCGATGGGTGAAGGGTTCACCTGGGAGACACAGGATTTGAAGCGCGATATCGCGGCCGCCGAGGCCGCCTGGGCCAAGGCGCTTGAATTGCTCGCCGATCCGTCGATCAGCCTCGTCGTGCTCGACGAACTCAATATCGCGCTGCGCTACGACTATCTCGATCTCGGCAAGGTGGTTGCGGCGCTGAAGGCCCGCCGCGAGGACCTGCATGTCGTCGTCACCGGCCGTAACGCCAAGCCGGCGCTTGTCGAAGCAGCCGACCTCGTCACCGAGATGGGCGTGACCAAGCACCATTTTTCGGCAGGTGTGAAGGCGCAGCAGGGGATCGAGTTCTGATGTTCCTTACCCTCCCCACAAGGGGGAGGGTGAGATCACGCCACAATTGCGATCGCCGCGACCGACCCGAACAGCCCGATCAGCAGATAATCGGCGACGCGGTAGAGTTTCAGCGCCCGCCTGATGTCGAGGCTGTCGGCTTCGCGGCGGCCGCCTTCTCCCATGAAGACATCGTCGACCAGCACGCCGCCATAGCTGCGCGGTCCCGCGAGTGCCAGACCAAGCGCGCCGGCCATAGCCGCTTCCGGCCAGCCGGCATTGGGCGAGCGGTGCTTTTTCGCATCGCGCCGCACAGCGCGCCAGGCATTGCGGTGGTCGGCTCCCTTGACCAGGAAAGCCGCCAGCACGATCAGCAGAGCGGTCAGCCGCGACGCCGGCAAGTTGATCCAGTCGTCGAAGCGCGCCGCCGCCCAGCCGAAGGCTTCGTGGCGCGGGGTGCGGTGGCCAATCATCGAATCGGCGGTGTTGGCGGCCTTGTAGGCGGCGCCGCCGGCGAGTCCGCCAACACCGGTCCAGAAGGCGGGGGCGACGATGCCATCGGAAAAATTCTCGGCCAGGCTCTCGATCGCCGCACGGCAGACACCGGCCCTGTCCAGCGTTTCCGGATCGCGGCCGACGATGCGCGAGACGGCGA harbors:
- a CDS encoding CbtA family protein yields the protein MNLFRNVVFIAAIAGLVAGVVLACMQAYATVPLILKAEVYEQAGGGHHHDHAAPTAADTNAMSTAAPAGNAMSSAAPAPAEAAAPAEDEGWAPADGFERFGFSVLANIVTGIGFALVLVAVSEFAGGIGNWRQGVFWGLAGFAVFTLAPGLGLPPELPAMPAAELLPRQIWWVSTVAATAIGLGLIAFRKSLPLAILGVALIVAPHIVGAPQPDSFETPIPEGLHHQFVVAVTVTNLVFWLVLGAVVGVVRGRFTGTATSLRDSFA
- the cobU gene encoding bifunctional adenosylcobinamide kinase/adenosylcobinamide-phosphate guanylyltransferase, with the translated sequence MPDQGKLTFIIGGARSGKSAHAEILATALPSPWTYIATAEAYDDEMRERIALHRTRRGEGWSTIDAPLDLAGALEALPDNQPVLVDCLTLWLTNHMLAEHDIEQECRRLTDVLLRPRGSWFVVSNEVGQGIVPDNALARRFRDAAGRLNQQVAAISDTVLLMVAGLPLKVK
- the cobO gene encoding cob(I)yrinic acid a,c-diamide adenosyltransferase, with protein sequence MTDIDDKNEERHRAKMAKRKAVQDAEVASKTVEKGLLIVNTGPGKGKTTAAFGLALRMLGYGKRVGVVQFIKGKWHTGEKDAFAAFGDRVVWHAMGEGFTWETQDLKRDIAAAEAAWAKALELLADPSISLVVLDELNIALRYDYLDLGKVVAALKARREDLHVVVTGRNAKPALVEAADLVTEMGVTKHHFSAGVKAQQGIEF
- the cbiB gene encoding adenosylcobinamide-phosphate synthase CbiB; this translates as MSVLIAFLSLVIEFFLGYPDWLFRAIGHPVTWFGRLISFLDLRLNRATDPDALRRQRGVQALLVIVLVPAVIGLCVQILLWFVPLGLFVTALLATSLLSQKSLYEHVEAVADALDSGGLAMGRVAVSRIVGRDPETLDRAGVCRAAIESLAENFSDGIVAPAFWTGVGGLAGGAAYKAANTADSMIGHRTPRHEAFGWAAARFDDWINLPASRLTALLIVLAAFLVKGADHRNAWRAVRRDAKKHRSPNAGWPEAAMAGALGLALAGPRSYGGVLVDDVFMGEGGRREADSLDIRRALKLYRVADYLLIGLFGSVAAIAIVA